The Pseudomonas iranensis genome includes a window with the following:
- the mltF gene encoding membrane-bound lytic murein transglycosylase MltF, translating into MFFPTALRPRYAKWLIATGLFLVLGGCVDKPNTLERVKEDGVLRVVTRNSPATYFQDRSGETGFEYELVKRFADDLGVELKIETADNLDDLFNQVGKPNGPVLAAAGLVSSDERKKQVRFSHSYLEVTPQIIYRNGQSRPTDPADLVGKKITVLKGSTHAEQLAALKQKYPGIEYEESDAVEVVDLLRMVDEGQIDLTLVDSNEVAMNQVYFTNIRVAFDLGDARSQSWAVGPGEDNSLLNEINAYLDKVQKNGTLQRLKDRYYGHVDVLGYMGATTFAQHLQQRLPKYEQHFKNYAKKEKVDWRLLAAIGYQESLWQPTVTSKTGVRGLMMLTQNTAQAMGVSNRLDPKQSIMGGAKYLAYMKDQLDDSIQEPDRTWFALAAYNVGSGHLDDARKLAAKEGLNPDKWLDVKKILPRLSQKQWYSKTRYGYARGGEPVHFVANIRRYYDILTWVTQPQLEGDQVAEGNLHVPAIDKSKPAQEPAPL; encoded by the coding sequence ATGTTTTTCCCAACGGCTTTGCGTCCGCGATACGCCAAATGGCTGATCGCAACCGGACTCTTCCTGGTGCTCGGTGGCTGTGTTGATAAACCCAACACACTCGAGCGCGTAAAGGAGGATGGTGTGCTGCGCGTGGTTACCCGCAACAGCCCCGCCACCTACTTTCAGGATCGCAGCGGTGAAACCGGCTTTGAATACGAGCTGGTGAAGCGCTTCGCCGACGATTTGGGCGTCGAATTGAAGATCGAGACCGCCGACAACCTCGATGACCTGTTCAACCAGGTCGGCAAGCCAAACGGCCCGGTACTCGCGGCCGCCGGTCTGGTCAGCAGCGATGAACGCAAGAAGCAGGTGCGGTTCTCCCACTCCTACCTCGAAGTCACCCCGCAGATCATCTACCGCAACGGCCAGTCGCGCCCCACCGATCCGGCGGATCTGGTCGGCAAGAAGATCACCGTGCTCAAGGGCAGCACCCACGCCGAGCAACTGGCCGCGCTGAAACAGAAATATCCCGGCATCGAGTACGAAGAATCCGACGCGGTTGAAGTGGTCGATCTGCTGCGCATGGTCGATGAGGGCCAGATTGATCTGACACTGGTCGACTCCAACGAAGTGGCGATGAATCAGGTGTACTTCACCAATATCCGCGTGGCCTTCGACCTCGGTGACGCGCGCAGTCAGAGCTGGGCGGTGGGCCCGGGCGAAGACAACAGCCTGCTCAATGAAATCAACGCCTATCTGGACAAGGTGCAGAAGAACGGCACCCTGCAACGCCTGAAGGACCGCTACTACGGCCACGTCGATGTGCTTGGCTACATGGGCGCCACCACCTTCGCTCAGCACTTGCAGCAGCGCCTGCCGAAATACGAACAGCACTTCAAGAACTACGCGAAGAAAGAGAAAGTCGACTGGCGCCTGCTGGCGGCCATCGGTTATCAGGAATCTCTGTGGCAGCCGACGGTCACGTCAAAAACCGGCGTCCGCGGCCTGATGATGCTGACCCAGAACACCGCGCAGGCGATGGGCGTGTCCAACCGCCTCGATCCCAAGCAAAGCATCATGGGCGGCGCCAAGTACCTGGCTTATATGAAGGATCAGCTAGACGATTCAATCCAGGAACCGGATCGCACCTGGTTTGCCCTGGCGGCGTACAACGTCGGCAGTGGCCATCTGGATGACGCGCGCAAACTGGCGGCGAAGGAAGGCTTGAACCCGGACAAGTGGCTGGACGTGAAAAAGATCCTGCCGCGCCTGTCGCAGAAACAGTGGTACAGCAAGACCCGCTACGGTTACGCCCGCGGTGGCGAGCCGGTGCATTTTGTGGCGAACATTCGTCGCTACTACGACATCCTGACCTGGGTGACCCAGCCGCAGCTTGAGGGCGATCAGGTGGCCGAGGGCAACCTGCATGTGCCGGCGATCGACAAGTCGAAACCGGCGCAAGAGCCCGCCCCTCTCTAA